A single region of the Pyricularia oryzae 70-15 chromosome 4, whole genome shotgun sequence genome encodes:
- a CDS encoding FAD/FMN-dependent oxygenase/oxidase, which yields MEQQHQELASRLSSAGRVCFPGSAEFDKANLRFTDYERPTYSVVVVPGCEADIAEAVKYAAKNKIPLAPRAGHHCVTSTMRHLQDGMLIDLRSLNQMSFDEEARTVTAAGGVLTDDFVKFLHKHQMEVNVGSCPTTGIMGVALGAGLGRLQGKYGFLHDNMISVRMVLADGSTVTASEELNADLFWAIRGAGHNFGIAVEATFRVHPQANRGVHYTWDLEYELEQCDAVFGLLNEVTDAMPADLAIFVLWMRQSTPEKQHTILVNLVWSGAEALADPWVARFEAIDPAIHSGKTTTTWDELPWKTYKGYNRFLSMPEVWSAAPYKMMSAACVRRFDLATTRDFFQSVKDMNLQWAGRGTFGAMFECLPHHMVREIADDATAFPWRQSSDHFLMMMATPFKLEDRQAFEAHLDTWKRRFVETSGYGELHQYVNYGNTTSTMRDPPGALYGYESWRLEKLRGLKRRYDPGNFFRWYQPIIDGDEVEGR from the exons ATGGAGCAGCAACACCAAGAgctagcatcgcgactttcGTCGGCAGGCCGTGTGTGCTTCCCGGGGTCGGCCGAGTTTGACAAGGCCAATTTGAGATTCACGGACTATGAGCGTCCG ACGTACAGTGTTGTGGTCGTTCCCGGCTGCGAGGCAGACATTGCAGAAGCCGTCAAGTATGCAGCCAAAAACAAGATTCCTCTGGCGCCGCGAGCCGGCCACCACTGCGTTACATCAACGATGCGTCACCTTCAAGATGGCATGTTAATCGACCTCCGATCTCTGAACCAGATGAGCTTTGACGAGGAGGCCAGGACGGTGacagccgctggtggcgtgctAACGGACGACTTTGTCAAGTTTCTGCACAAGCATCAGATGGAAGTTA acgtggGCTCCTGCCCAACCACGGGCATAATGGGGGTGGCGCTTGGCGCCGGCCTGGGCCGTCTGCAGGGAAAATACGGCTTCCTGCACGACAACATGATATCGGTCCGCATGGTCCTGGCGGACGGCTCAACCGTCACGGCCTCGGAGGAGCTCAATGCGGACCTGTTTTGGGCGATCCGCGGCGCCGGGCACAACTTTGGCATCGCGGTCGAGGCGACGTTCCGCGTGCACCCGCAGGCGAACCGCGGGGTGCACTACACGTGGGATCTGGAGTACGAGCTGGAGCAGTGCGACGCCGTCTTTGGGCTGCTCAACGAGGTGACGGATGCCATGCCGGCCGACCTGGCTATTTTTGTGCTGTGGATGAGGCAGAGCACCCCCGAGAAGCAG CACACCATACTCGTCAACCTGGTGTGGTCCGGAGCAGAAGCCCTCGCGGACCCCTGGGTTGCCAGATTCGAGGCCATCGACCCCGCCATCCACTCTGGCAAGACCACCACGACCTGGGACGAGCTCCCCTGGAAGACGTACAAGGGCTACAATCGCTTCCTCAGCATGCCCGAGGTGTGGAGCGCGGCTCCCTACAAGATGATGAGCGCGGCCTGCGTGCGGCGGTTCGACCTGGCCACCACTCGCGACTTCTTCCAGTCGGTCAAGGACATGAACCTCCAGTGGGCGGGCAGGGGGACGTTTGGGGCCATGTTTGAATGTCTGCCGCACCACATGGTGAGGGAGATTGCCGACGACGCGACTGCGTTTCCGTGGCGGCAGTCTTCGGATCATTTCTT AATGATGATGGCAACCCCCTTCAAGCTCGAGGATCGTCAGGCCTTTGAAGCGCACCTGGACACGTGGAAAAGGCGGTTTGTGGAGACGTCTGGATACGGAGAGCTTCACCAGTACGTCAACTACGGAAACACCACGTCCACCATGCGGGACCCGCCCGGGGCGCTGTACGGGTACGAGTCGTGGAGGCTAGAGAAGCTGCGGGGGCTCAAGCGGCGGTACGACCCTGGTAATTTTTTCAGGTGGTACCAGCCCATAATTGACGGGGACGAGGTGGAGGGTAGGTAG
- a CDS encoding cytochrome P450 52E2, with protein MSNFSFQLNSIALLITLTALLLIYKLLNSFVIRPLHNHLAARRLNCGSLPTEPSKWPFGIDTVLRGLQADRDQQMPDYVASRFAAMGRYTWRISVLGTSNIITAEPRNVQALLATQFDDFSMGDARTTNLRILLGRSIFAVDGAAWHGARETMRPLFARDNVSNVELLEGNFQKLLRCIKQELHKDAEGRLWTAPTSLAALLPSFTLDSASEAFLGSSAGALDARLDGSAQPHLLWALERMAPLLRVRFALRGLYFLYGTRELRRCADAMHAFVDAAMTRADDALKQDHDGQHLGGKRFEFLQKLRARCADRAEVREQVLGLLAAGTDTTAALVGWVFYSLIRHPRVFARLREAVLEDFGATGRQVTFERLKSCRYLQQVLSETLRRHSVVPLNSRRARRDTTLPTGGGADGTQRVFVPAGTEVNFSTHVLHRRGDLWGRDADDFRPERWAERRPGVFHYVPFNGGPRICIGQQFALTEAGFVVVRMLQEFDAVEGLHVDPERDWHNFGITCSPGSPEDRHAGVTCRLRLAS; from the coding sequence ATGTCAAACTTCTCATTCCAACTCAACAGCATAGCGCTGCTCATCACACTGACAGCACTATTGCTGATCTACAAGCTTCTCAACTCTTTCGTTATCCGCCCTCTGCACAACCACCTAGCCGCTCGCCGACTCAACTGCGGGAGCCTGCCAACAGAGCCCTCGAAATGGCCTTTCGGCATCGACACGGTCCTGCGCGGCCTGCAAGCCGACAGGGACCAGCAGATGCCCGACTACGTGGCCTCGCGCTTCGCCGCCATGGGCCGCTACACCTGGCGCATCAGCGTGCTGGGGACGTCCAACATCATCACGGCCGAGCCGCGCAACGTCCAGGCCCTGCTCGCGACGCAGTTTGACGACTTTTCCATGGGCGACGCCCGCACCACAAATCTCAGGATCCTGCTGGGGCGGAGCATCTTTGCAGTCGACGGGGCGGCCTGGCACGGCGCCAGGGAGACCATGCGCCCGCTGTTTGCGCGGGACAACGTCTCCAACGTCGAGCTGCTGGAGGGAAACTTTCAAAAGCTGCTGCGGTGCATCAAGCAAGAGCTGCACAAAGACGCCGAGGGTCGTCTCTGGACCGCCCCCACCAGTCTGGCCGCTCTGCTGCCCAGCTTCACGCTCGACTCCGCCTCCGAAGCCTTCCTGGGAAGCAGCGCCGGCGCGCTGGACGCCAGGCTCGACGGCAGCGCGCAGCCGCATCTCCTCTGGGCGCTGGAGCGGATGGCGCCGCTCCTGCGGGTGCGCTTCGCCCTGCGCGGTCTGTACTTTCTCTACGGCACCCGCGAGCTGCGGCGGTGCGCGGACGCCATGCACGCGTTTGTCGACGCGGCGATGACAAgggccgacgacgcgctcaagcaAGATCACGATGGGCAGCACCTCGGAGGCAAAAGATTCGAATTCCTGCAGAAATTACGCGCGCGCTGCGCCGACCGTGCCGAGGTTAGGGAGCAGgtgctgggcctgctggcggCGGGCACGGAcacgacggcggcgctggtGGGGTGGGTATTTTACTCGCTGATCCGGCACCCGCGGGTGTTTGCGCGGCTGCGAGAGGCGGTGCTGGAGGACTTTggcgcgacggggcggcagGTGACGTTTGAGCGGCTCAAGAGCTGCAGGTACCTGCAGCAGGTGCTGAGCGAGACGCTGCGGCGGCACTCGGTGGTGCCGCTCAACAGCCGGCGGGCGCGGCGCGACACGACGCTGCCGACGGGCGGGGGTGCCGACGGCACGCAGCGCGTGTTTGTGCCCGCGGGCACCGAGGTCAACTTTAGCACGCACGTGCTGCAccggcgcggggacctgtgGGGGCGCGACGCGGACGACTTCCGGCCCGAGAGGTGGGCGGAGCGCAGGCCCGGCGTGTTCCACTACGTGCCGTTCAACGGCGGGCCGAGGATCTGCATCGGGCAGCAGTTTGCGCTGACCGAGGCTGGGTTTGTAGTGGTCAGGATGCTGCAGGAGTTTGATGCCGTCGAGGGTCTGCACGTCGACCCGGAGAGGGACTGGCACAACTTTGGAATTACTTGCTCGCCTGGCAGCCCCGAGGATAGGCACGCGGGGGTGACTTGCCGACTTAGGCTAGCCAGCTAG
- a CDS encoding averantin oxidoreductase, which produces MSATFKLDPASLDSLLINLPPLNWENGLRGISIALLVYFFILKPFYNVYLHPLSSYPGPKLWAISRIPWHYTNLKGRISWRIREMHDTYGPVVRIAPDELSYTSSTAWRKIYAQRTPEFMKALDGRGIAPTSIGGRRSLMTETQDNHLRLRKAINPAFSERALREQEHYLQSHSDNFVKVLTERSARGPVDMTTWYNLLAFDIVSDLAFGEPAGFLDNADQPWIQVILHRAKAISWYQLAVWYGFFPLLEYITPRYVTEARKNHIRLTEAKLERRMAATNPGRDFMSFILDNDNEAVTKLSKVELVMLSSNFIVAGSGTSAGGMSGLTYLLLRNPDKLERLRREIRSTFARNQDITMVATAKCRYLNACLDEGMRLYPPTPGSLPRIVPGDGQEIDGRWVKGGMGVAVNQLSAGHSELNFKRAREFHPERWLHLEPGSEFANDDRAASQPFSAGQRVCIGRSMAYAEMRLTMAKFIFHFDMELANPEMDWWNQQGTYLVWEKIPLMIQLHRRT; this is translated from the exons ATGAGTGCAACCTTCAAGTTGGATCCAGCTAGTCTGGATTCTCTTCTGATAAACCTACCGCCACTTAACTGGGAGAATGGACTCCGCGGTATCAGCATCGCT CTCCTCGTTTACTTTTTCATCCTCAAACCCTTCTACAATGTCTACCTGCACCCGCTCTCCTCCTACCCAGGCCCCAAACTCTGGGCCATCTCCCGCATCCCATGGCACTACACAAACCTAAAGGGCCGCATCAGCTGGCGCATCCGCGAGATGCACGACACGTACGGGCCCGTGGTGCGCATTGCGCCCGACGAGCTCTCGTACACGTCATCGACGGCCTGGCGCAAGATCTACGCGCAGCGCACGCCCGAGTTCATGAAGGCGCTTGATGGTCGCGGCATCGCGCCCACCAGCATCGGCGGCCGCAGGAGTCTCATGACGGAGACGCAGGACAACCACCTGAGGTTGAGAAAGGCCATCAACCCGGCCTTTTCCGAGCGGGCCCTCCGCGAGCAGGAGCACTATTTGCAGAGCCACTCGGACAATTTTGTCAAGGTGTTGACTGAGAGGTCCGCACGGGGGCCTGTGGATATGACGACGTGGTATAACTTGCTGGCTTTTGATATTGTGTCTG ACCTCGCATTCGGCGAACCAGCCGGCTTCCTCGACAACGCAGACCAGCCCTGGATCCAAGTGATCCTCCACCGCGCCAAGGCCATCAGCTGGTACCAGCTGGCGGTCTGGTACGGCTTCTTCCCGCTGCTCGAGTACATCACCCCCCGCTACGTGACCGAGGCCCGCAAGAACCACATCCGCCTGACCGAGGCCAAGCTGGAGCGGCGCATGGCGGCCACGAACCCCGGCCGGGACTTTATGTCCTTCATCCTGGACAACGACAACGAGGCCGTGACCAAGCTGTCCAAGGTCGAGCTCGTCATGCTGAGCAGCAACTTCATCGTGGCGGGCAGCGGCACCTCGGCCGGCGGCATGAGCGGCCTGACCTACCTCCTGCTCCGCAACCCGGACaagctggagcggctgcggCGCGAGATCCGCTCCACCTTTGCGCGCAACCAGGACATCACCATGGTCGCCACGGCCAAGTGCAGGTACCTCAATGCCTGCCTCGACGAGGGCATGCGGCTGTACCCGCCGACCCCCGGGTCGCTGCCGCGCATCGTGCCGGGCGACGGCCAGGAGATCGACGGGCGCTGGGTCAAGGGCGGCATGGGCGTCGCCGTCAACCAGCTGTCGGCCGGCCACTCCGAGCTCAACTTTAAGCGGGCCAGGGAGTTTCACCCCGAGAGGTGGTTGCATCTCGAGCCGGGCTCCGAGTTTGCAAACGACGACCGCGCGGCTTCGCAGCCGTTTTCGGCGGGGCAGAGGGTCTGCATCGGGCGATC gaTGGCCTACGCGGAAATGCGACTCACCATGGCCAAGTTCATCTTCCACTTTGACATGGAGCTGGCCAACCCGGAGATGGACTGGTGGAACCAGCAAGGCACGTATCTGGTGTGGGAAAAAATCCCGTTGATGATCCAGCTCCATCGCAGGACATAA
- a CDS encoding endothiapepsin encodes MPSFTQTFTLLTTLGAAAVSGGPVAKRETPSKSGPLSVYNTRLKYGLPIPPELAVTVKRAGIDASAVDKRQLLDELQNQVPPQAQAQRIQNGSVSAFPTRNNTEWVSKITIGTPPQTLTVQLDTGSSELWVFANSAAKAAGHAVYSPSGSSSASLIPNLAWNNSYASGDGASGNAVYNDVVRVGDVVAQSMAVLPATTASDSLVQSPYDGILGLSLANYTATLPADAQGPPAALPQASGPPNFFTTVKSSLTAPLFGVDLRQDEESFFDFGIVPMSRCRGEVGWAPVLRYLANGHDFARWNMTASGYAVGNVTAADLKPAYMTGVVDTGTTLMYLDKPIVDDYYSHVPGSRYDNASAGWVFPCAQAQPLPDFSFGVGDADHVAVITVPGKYLNWAVNDVAKNECFGGLQEAFDYEGGKLSLFGAVAMKSAYVIFEDNRPASDPRIGWAPKDLKL; translated from the coding sequence atgcCTTCCTTCACGCAGACTTTTACCCTGCTGACCACCCTTGGCGCTGCCGCCGTTTCCGGCGGTCCGGTGGCCAAGCGCGAAACACCCTCCAAGAGCGGGCCGCTGTCCGTCTACAACACCCGCCTCAAGTATGGGCTTCCCATCCCACCAGAGCTGGCGGTCACGGTCAAGCGCGCCGGCATCGACGCCTCCGCGGTGGACAAGAGGCAACTGCTGGACGAGCTGCAGAACCAAGTGCCGCCGCAGGCGCAAGCACAACGGATACAGAACGGAAGCGTGTCGGCGTTCCCCACGCGGAACAACACGGAGTGGGTGAGCAAGATCACGATCGGCACCCCGCCCCAGACCCTGACCGTGCAGCTCGACACGGGCTCGTCCGAGCTCTGGGTGTTTGCCAActcggccgccaaggccgccggCCACGCCGTCTACAGCCCCTCGGGCAGCTCCAGCGCGTCCCTCATCCCCAACCTGGCCTGGAACAACAGCTACGCCTCGGGCGACGGCGCGTCCGGCAACGCCGTGTACAACGACGTCGTGCGCGTCGGCGACGTCGTGGCCCAGTCCATGGCCGTGCTccccgccaccaccgcctccGACTCGCTCGTGCAGTCGCCCTACGACGGCATCCTGGGCCTCAGCCTCGCCAACTACACCGCGACGCTGCCCGCCGACGCCCAGGGCCCGCCCGCCGCTCTGCCCCAGGCCAGCGGGCCGCCCAACTTCTTCACCACGGTCAAGTCCTCGCTCACGGCGCCGCTCTTTGGCGTCGACCTGAGGCAGGACGAGGAGAGCTTCTTCGACTTTGGCATCGTGCCCATGAGCCGCTGCCGCGGCGAGGTCGGCTGGGCGCCCGTGCTCCGCTACCTggccaacggccacgacTTCGCCCGCTGGAACATGACGGCCTCGGGCTACGCGGTCGGCAACGTCACGGCCGCCGACCTGAAGCCGGCTTACATGACCGGCGTCGTCGACACCGGCACCACGCTCATGTACCTCGACAAGCCCATCGTGGACGACTACTACAGCCACGTGCCCGGCTCCCGGTACGACAACGCCTCTGCCGGCTGGGTCTTCCCCTGCGCGCAGGCCCAGCCGCTGCCCGACTTTTCGTTCGGCGTCGGGGATGCCGACCACGTCGCCGTCATCACCGTCCCGGGCAAGTACCTCAACTGGGCCGTCAACGACGTGGCCAAGAATGAGTGCTTCGGCGGCCTCCAGGAGGCGTTTGACTACGAAGGCGGCAAGCTTTCCCTGTTTGGCGCCGTGGCGATGAAGTCGGCCTACGTCATCTTTGAGGACAACCGCCCGGCCTCGGACCCGAGGATCGGTTGGGCTCCCAAGGATCTTAAGCTCTAA